Genomic segment of Mucilaginibacter sabulilitoris:
AGGGTTTGGATTCTCGAACTTCTTTATGGAAAAGCTAAAAAAACCAACCTTCAACGATTTTAAAGTTGATCTGAAATCTCCAAATAACAACGTTGAAATAAAGGTAAAGTACATGTAAAATCGGTGCTTGTTCCCAGTTACCTGAAAACAATTGGAAAGCGCCTGCATTCCTCAATCCAATAATTAAAAATCAATTTAACAAGAAATGAAAAAAATATCAATATGCAGAAAACTATTCACAGGCACAGTCCTGATGGTATTAGCTATCAGCTTCTCATCATGCAAAAAGAACACCATAGATCCTTCGGGCCAATTCAATATCAAAGTAGTAAACGCCGCGTCTACTTCGGGCCCGCAAAGTTTTACGCTGGCAAATTCTGCGCTGGTGAACGGCGGATTGAGTTTTGGCGATGCTTCTTCTTATATCACAGCCCCTTCGGGGAAAAATATGGTTATGGAATTTAAAGATGAAGGTACAAATAACGTTCATGCATCGGGTTCTCTTTATACCACTAATGGTGTAAGTTTTACCGTGTACATGGTTGGAAAAGGATCATCAGCCAGGGTAAAATCATTTGAGGACGATCTGGGTGCCCCGAATAACGGCAAGGTAAAGATCAAGTTTATTCATTTAAGTGATGAAGCACCTTCTGTTATTACTATAAAAAATTCGTCGGGAGATGACCTGGTGACTACTTTAGCCAGAAATATTTCGAGCGGTTACAAATATGTAGACCCGGGAACCCTTTCTGTCCAATTCTCAGGCACAGCGTCCAGGAGTAATATCGGGAACTTTGACGTGACCGATCTGCAAGCAGGTAAAATTTATACCCTATACCTAACCGATTCGGCCAACGGCAGCCTCCTGCTGAACAAAGTTCTTCACAATTAAGTGCGAAAATTGTTCAAAAAGTTTTTACAAGCCCTCAGAATTTAATCTGAGGGCATTTTATAATTCCTCATGGGTTATGATAGCTTATGCAATCCCGAAGAGGTTAACTTATTATCCTAATCATACCTCAGGGCCGGATAATTCAGCAACCTGCGCCATAAGGCAAGCTGACCGATGATACTTGCTTCCCGATAAATCGTAAAAGATAGCAGCTCATAATAGGTCATTTTCATAAAACCCATATCAATTTCACTATCAAGCTTCTCATCGTCCATGTTCAGCAGTACCTCCCGGGCTACAGGGCTGATCTTTTCCCAATCCTTTAAATATTCGGCGGAAGTGGGATACTTTGCATCGTCCTGGATCCCTTTATTGTCTTTAAATAGTTCGTCGCCGGTCTGTTTTAATTCAGGGCGGGTCTCCGTGGTCATGTTGTATCGCTGCTGCACCAATGACCCGGTGAGCCATGCAATGTGGTTTGCCTTGGTATTTAAGCGGTTATAAGTATCTTCTGCAGAGATACCTTCAATTGCACGGGCAAAAAAAGTGGTCTGCATATCAAATAAGGTCAGTAACCCCTCTGTTCTTCTGCTTGCTGTTTTTGTTTCCATAGCTGTACGTTTTAAGTTCTATCGGTTTATTGTGTAAAGCTATAGTAGGGAGTGATTAAAACACCTGTGTTATTGTGACAATTAGCGGGTTGTTTGCGACAATATTGCCCCTGCTCCCGATAGCATAGCTCTGCATTCTCTTTTCACAAGAGTGGAACCCTTTTTTACTATTTTGAAAAATTAAAACATTAAATTTAATGATTAATCTTCCTCTCCGGAAAGATCAAGGGTAAAAGAGCACTGACCACAAGTTTAAACTAAATGGATATGAAAATAAAACTTAAATCCCTGACCATCGCATTCCTGGCGATATCAGTAGCAGCTGTCTTTACATTCTTTAAAATTACGGGCATAGACGCAAATGATCTGAAAGGTGCCTGGGAATATGGGCCTGCTGAAAAGCAAACGGTAATGATTAATACGGCAAAAATTTTCTCTGTTGCCGCCTACGACGTTCCGGGAAAGAAATTTATAAGCTCCTATGGAGGCACCTGGCGCATTAAAGGCAGCAACCTGATCCAGCATATAGAATGGAATACTATAGATCCTGAACAAGTTGGTAAAGAGCTGAGTTCTGAAATTACTTTAACGGGCAGCAAACTCACTTTAACCCGATCAAATGAAACATGGAACCGGGTAGATGACGGAAAGTCGGGCGAACTGACGGGCGCATGGATAATTACCGGAAATTATACAAATGATATGGTAAGTAAGCGGCCCAGCCCTTTTTTTCCGAGAAGAACCATGAAGGTACTTTCTGGTACTCGCTTTCATTGGATCGCCTACAATGTAGCAACTAAACAATTCATGAATGCCGGGGGAGGAAGCTATTCTGCCCATGATGGCAAGTACACAGAGCATATAGCGTTCTTTACCAAAACACCTGAGAGCGTGGGCAAAACCCTCTCTTTTCAATATTCATTTGTAAACGGCGACTGGCGCCATAAGGGCGAAAAATCGACAGGGGGGGCAATGGATGAATGCTGGTCGCGACGGGAAACGCTCGAAAATTAGGTCAAAGAAGTCTTGTGTTTTCCTGATAGGTGCCGGATTTCGTTGGGGCGAATCCCGCCATCCTGACAACAATAAAAGGCCTTCGCATTTGCGGAGGCCTTTTATTTGGACTGAACATTTTACCGTTGAATCTATAAATTGGCAAGAGGTCGTTTCGATACTTTTGAGACGGCTTTTTATGGTATGTATTCATCCGGATAAATCAGCAAATCAATATTTGTCGTAATTGCCCCCCTTATTTGTCGGTTTTGCCCAATCCTATTACGGATATTTCCCTGAGATTTGTATCACAAACAAAGCAATCATTCTAAAATAGCATTAGTAAAACGTACGCTGATTTAAATAAAAACCAATATGGGAAAGATAGTATTATTCATGCATGTATCGCTCGATGGCTTTGCTGCCGGTACAAAAGGTGAAATGAATTGGATCCATGTAGATCAAGAGATTTTTGATTTCGTAGCAGAGAGGATCACAGAAACCAATACGGCATTATACGGGAGGGTTACCTTCCAGATGATGGAAAGCTATTGGCCAACGGCGGCAGAGCAACCCGGGGCAAGCAAACACGACAGGGAACATGCTGCCTGGTACAAGAGCGCACACAAAGTAGTATTGTCAAATACGTTGAACCAGGCAACGCTCACGAATACGACGGTGATTGGAAAGGACTATGCCGCTGCCGTTCGCAAATTAAAGAAAGAAACATCAGGAGAAATTCTGTTATTTGGAAGTCCTACCACGGCGCACGCCCTTCTGGCAGAAAACCTGATTGATGAATGCTGGCTTTTCGTCAATCCGATATTGTTGGGTGAAGGAATTCCGGTGTTTAAAGGCATTAAAGAAAAGCAGTCGTTGAAGCTCCTGAAAACACATGTTTTTAGCTCAGGTGTAGTTTGCCTGCACCACGAACTGCGGCGTGAAACTAATTAGCCAAGAGAGGCTGCCACAGTTGGCAGCCTCTCTTGTATTTATAGGGATTATGATTAACTATCAAAGCAACTGTTGGGCCGTAATCTTGCCGATCTGCAAGTTAAAAGTTAAGAAGTCGAAATAGTTCCAGCCTTCAATAAGTTTTCCGTCAATTATTTTTACAATAGCAACTCCCCAAAATTCAACATGCTCTTTAGTTGGCCGGTGTATCGCTTTGACGGTACACATAGCAGCTACATAATCACCATCCGTCAGGGTTTTGTCAACACTTATCTTAATATTATCAAGCATATCCCTAAACGTTCTGTAGAATGGTTTGAACGCTTCAGGTCCTATCAATGGCTCCGCTCCAAGGCCGTAAGCCTTGCCTTCCGGGTGAAACATTTCATCAATAGCACTTTCATTTCCCTTGTTCCAAACTTCGTTAAACCAACGAACCATGAAACTGTTGTTTTGATCTGACATACTAATGGTTTAAATGTAAATAAAGTAGGTGCATACCACAACTGATGTGTGTTGGCATGGGTGTAATTGCACCTAAACCTACTGATTATTAATGAAATAAGCAAGTGGCTAAGGGTTTATTTTTTAAAATAAGCTGATATATCCTGACACTGTTTACCTCGTTCTATGTATTGCGAAGAACAAGTTAATCAGGCGCAGATAACGGTAAGCACTCTACTTATAACGTCAAATGCAGCGCCTGTCCTTTCAACAAGCAATACAGACATGATCGCCCCGAAATTGTAAAAACAGCAGAGTAAATAGTCAATATTGTTTATTTCTGCTTTGTTTTTCTCCCTTAATTTTATCGATAACCAATTACAGGCATTTTCTGCATTAAATGCACATGCTCAAACCTGATCTCTGCTGTTAGCACTGAAAATATTTCAGAAAGGCATTGATATCTGATTAAATAGCAGATACGTAATTGTTAACTGATTGATAATTAAAATGATATAGCCTATGATAAAAATTGACCAATAAAAATTATAAACCAAAAAAGCGGAGAATGTTGGCACATCCTCCGCTGTAACGGTACCCAATTACAAGTCTTCTGAAACCAATATTTAAGTAACCTAAACACTAAATTATGAAAAAAAATGCTTACCGCGCAGGTAACAGGCGGTTGCAATACTTTTTAATAATATTTCTGATAACCAATTACATACTGATAATCATATCGTCGGGTCCGGCTTTTTCAAAAAGCCTGTCCGATAATAAAACGGAACCTCCAATATCCATTACCGGCCGTGTAACCGATTCAAAAGGCGGTCCGTTGCCGGGCGTTAGTGTGAAAGTAAAAGGCGCTCAAATTGGCGTTATTACTGACCCTGACGGAAAGTTTACCATTAAGGTCCCCGACACTAATGCCGTATTGGTATTCTCATTTATAGGGTTTGTTTCAACAGAGGTGCCGGTTGGCGACCGCGTAAACATCAGCGTTGTACTCAAGGAGTCGGCTACCGACTTAAATGAGGTAATTGTAACGGGTTATGGCCAGTCGGCAACCAAACGCGATTTAACCGGGGCGATATCAACCATCACCGCAAAACAAATTGAAGAGCGGCATCCCATAAACCTGATAGATGCGCTGCAATCGCAGGCATCGGGCGTACTGGTTACCAATGATTCGGGCGAACCCGGCGCTACAGGTTCTATCCAGATACGGGGAGGATCTACATTTTCATCTGCGGGTAACGCGCCCCTGTTTGTAATTGATGGCATTTTAAGTCAAAATGCCGATAACGTAAATCCTAACGATATACAGTCTATCGAAGTATTAAAAGATGCAGCGTCTGCCGCTATCTATGGTTCACAGGCTGCCAATGGCGTTATATTAATTACCACCAAACGCGGACAGATTGGCAAACCACTCATTAACGCGCAATATGCACGAATTTTTGGAGAAATGGCATACAAGCTGCAACAGCCAAACTCCAAAGATTTACGTGTTGAACGAAATCTGTACAATGGCAACAGCCCGGATAAACCCACTACAACAAACGATTCGCTTAATGTGGTTTTTAATTCTGATAACGATAACCAGGATGTTATTACCC
This window contains:
- a CDS encoding DinB family protein; the encoded protein is METKTASRRTEGLLTLFDMQTTFFARAIEGISAEDTYNRLNTKANHIAWLTGSLVQQRYNMTTETRPELKQTGDELFKDNKGIQDDAKYPTSAEYLKDWEKISPVAREVLLNMDDEKLDSEIDMGFMKMTYYELLSFTIYREASIIGQLALWRRLLNYPALRYD
- a CDS encoding ester cyclase, translating into MSDQNNSFMVRWFNEVWNKGNESAIDEMFHPEGKAYGLGAEPLIGPEAFKPFYRTFRDMLDNIKISVDKTLTDGDYVAAMCTVKAIHRPTKEHVEFWGVAIVKIIDGKLIEGWNYFDFLTFNLQIGKITAQQLL
- a CDS encoding DUF4397 domain-containing protein; translated protein: MKKISICRKLFTGTVLMVLAISFSSCKKNTIDPSGQFNIKVVNAASTSGPQSFTLANSALVNGGLSFGDASSYITAPSGKNMVMEFKDEGTNNVHASGSLYTTNGVSFTVYMVGKGSSARVKSFEDDLGAPNNGKVKIKFIHLSDEAPSVITIKNSSGDDLVTTLARNISSGYKYVDPGTLSVQFSGTASRSNIGNFDVTDLQAGKIYTLYLTDSANGSLLLNKVLHN
- a CDS encoding dihydrofolate reductase family protein, coding for MGKIVLFMHVSLDGFAAGTKGEMNWIHVDQEIFDFVAERITETNTALYGRVTFQMMESYWPTAAEQPGASKHDREHAAWYKSAHKVVLSNTLNQATLTNTTVIGKDYAAAVRKLKKETSGEILLFGSPTTAHALLAENLIDECWLFVNPILLGEGIPVFKGIKEKQSLKLLKTHVFSSGVVCLHHELRRETN